In Pedobacter sp. W3I1, one DNA window encodes the following:
- a CDS encoding helix-turn-helix domain-containing protein — protein sequence MQYYKAENKDVGYVLNVLSRIHPVDIKLKEEFEKHLLKLSIKKGQILFNENEVCGYIYFIVKGAVMGCSTHNKQNITTYISVENDFVSSISGLHGSGYSQEYVVAVEDTDLLAIHNDELNRLFAHHFELNYIFRVVLEKYYKDAQQRAHIIRVGNAKERYLYFAKTNPGYLDRLPLALVASLLNVKASTLLSIKKNFSKPEERSRDLEEHGRKLELYVNKHQLFRQKDIRLHSLAQKIGLSSHELSVVLNSYFNKSFIDYINQYRVNWIKDSIRNPEIMQNFTLEALAYSAGFSSRSAFYNSFKKLVGMSPVEYSKTLNQEKR from the coding sequence TTGCAATACTATAAAGCAGAAAATAAAGATGTAGGGTATGTGCTGAATGTGCTGAGTAGAATACATCCTGTAGATATTAAATTGAAAGAAGAATTTGAGAAACATCTCTTAAAGCTAAGTATTAAAAAAGGCCAAATACTGTTTAATGAGAACGAAGTATGCGGATACATCTATTTCATTGTTAAAGGAGCCGTAATGGGCTGCAGCACTCATAATAAACAAAACATAACCACCTATATCTCAGTTGAAAATGATTTTGTAAGTTCGATATCCGGCCTTCATGGATCGGGTTATTCGCAGGAATATGTGGTAGCTGTTGAGGATACAGACCTGTTGGCCATACACAATGATGAACTCAATCGTCTTTTTGCACATCACTTCGAGCTCAATTATATCTTTAGGGTTGTTTTGGAGAAATATTATAAAGATGCGCAGCAAAGGGCGCATATTATCCGTGTGGGGAATGCAAAGGAAAGGTATTTGTATTTTGCTAAAACTAATCCTGGTTATTTAGACCGCCTCCCTTTAGCGCTGGTAGCTTCTTTGTTGAATGTTAAGGCTTCTACACTTTTATCCATCAAGAAAAATTTTTCAAAACCTGAGGAGCGAAGCAGAGACCTGGAAGAACATGGGCGGAAATTGGAGCTCTACGTAAATAAACATCAATTATTCAGGCAAAAAGATATCAGACTCCATTCTCTGGCTCAAAAGATAGGCCTGAGCAGTCATGAACTTTCTGTTGTATTAAACAGCTATTTCAATAAAAGCTTTATCGATTATATTAATCAGTATCGGGTAAACTGGATTAAGGACAGTATTCGCAACCCGGAGATTATGCAAAATTTCACCCTGGAAGCATTGGCTTATAGTGCAGGTTTTTCTTCCCGGAGTGCCTTTTATAACTCCTTTAAAAAACTGGTAGGAATGAGTCCTGTGGAATATTCGAAAACCTTAAATCAAGAAAAACGTTAG